A window from Planktothrix sp. FACHB-1365 encodes these proteins:
- the petJ gene encoding cytochrome c6 PetJ, whose product MLKKSLLILLLTLTLILSPISFPALAVNLDTGAKIFEAQCVGCHVGGGNIVRRGKTLKKKALERNHVNTLEAISALVTNGKNNMSAYKERLTDAEIQAVSTYVLEQAEKNWKN is encoded by the coding sequence ATGCTAAAAAAATCACTTCTAATATTATTATTAACCTTAACCTTAATTCTAAGTCCTATTTCTTTCCCAGCATTAGCTGTTAATCTGGATACAGGAGCTAAAATATTTGAAGCGCAATGTGTGGGATGTCATGTCGGGGGAGGAAATATTGTCCGACGAGGAAAAACCTTAAAGAAAAAAGCCTTAGAACGCAATCATGTTAATACTTTAGAAGCAATTTCAGCCTTAGTTACTAATGGCAAAAATAATATGTCTGCTTACAAAGAGCGTTTAACAGATGCAGAAATTCAAGCGGTTTCTACTTATGTTTTAGAACAGGCGGAAAAGAATTGGAAAAATTAG
- a CDS encoding ABC transporter ATP-binding protein → MAYKSGRQTVQVLQNINLEVEQGDIQLLMGPSGSGKTTLLSIIAGLLTPTAGRVFLLGEEITKLSRTQLAEFRLHNIGFIFQGFNLFPALTALENVELALHLKGMGKRNAREEAKTRLEQVGLGDKIHLLPQDLSGGQKQRVAVARALAGDPPLIMADEPTAALDSSSGRGVIDLLKTLAKQGETTVLMVTHDPRIMDVADRILTLEDGRIKN, encoded by the coding sequence ATGGCTTATAAATCGGGGCGGCAAACGGTTCAAGTTTTGCAAAATATTAATTTAGAAGTCGAACAAGGGGATATTCAACTGTTGATGGGGCCGAGTGGTTCGGGGAAAACAACATTGCTATCTATTATTGCTGGACTGTTGACACCGACGGCGGGACGAGTGTTTTTATTGGGTGAAGAAATTACAAAATTGTCTCGGACTCAATTGGCAGAGTTTCGGTTACATAATATTGGTTTTATTTTCCAAGGATTTAATTTATTCCCCGCTTTAACGGCTTTAGAAAATGTTGAATTAGCTCTGCATCTCAAAGGAATGGGGAAAAGAAATGCCAGAGAAGAAGCGAAAACACGTTTAGAACAAGTGGGTTTAGGAGATAAAATTCATCTGTTACCCCAAGATTTATCGGGGGGTCAAAAACAACGGGTTGCTGTAGCGCGAGCATTAGCAGGAGATCCCCCCTTAATTATGGCGGATGAACCCACAGCGGCTTTAGATTCAAGTAGTGGTCGGGGTGTAATTGATCTGTTAAAAACCTTAGCTAAACAAGGAGAGACAACGGTATTAATGGTGACCCATGACCCCCGAATTATGGATGTAGCCGATCGCATTTTGACGTTAGAAGATGGCAGAATTAAAAATTAA
- a CDS encoding Tex family protein, whose amino-acid sequence MLNIPQILAQELSLKPFQVENALQLFSEGATIPFVARYRKELTGSLDEIQLRDLSERYTYLTELEDRKKSILDAIASQDKLTDELREKIENCLQKTELEDLYLPYKPKRRTRATVAKEKGLEPLAQFIANFNQPNSPTVALEGEAEKYISEEKGVKTVEDALNGASDILAEIVSEKANLRAYLRDYLMNEGVFSSQVKDDYPEGTTKFEMYRQYRENVQDIKPHNLLALFRGETEGILKVEIEFDEDFVQSYLESQEIKTKNPVIRKFYQPMLKDAFNRLMKTSLMSEVRSDRKAYADLESIKTFEANLRELLLASPAGMKPTLAIDPGFRTGCKVSVLSETGKFCEYHTIFPHQAEGQRQEAAKKVKQLIDKYNIELIAIGNGTAGRETDEFITEIIAKLDRKPIKVMVNESGASIYSASDVARQEFPDLDLTVRGAISIGRRLQDPLAELVKIDPKSIGVGQYQHDVDQKLLKKKLDDTVESCVNYVGVELNTASKELLTFVSGITPTVAQNIVNYRNENGAFKTRKELLKVAKLGPKAFQQAAGFLRIRGGVNPLDNTAVHPESYKVVEVMAKDLGISLNNISQFKDKIKSVKLDKYVTDTIGIPTLKDIINELEKPGRDPRAEFKYATFKEGIKEITDLKNGMELEGIVTNVVAFGAFVDIGVHQDGLVHISQIADQFVDDPNKFVKVGQVVKVRVMEVNEKLKRISLTMKL is encoded by the coding sequence ATGCTCAATATTCCCCAAATTCTCGCTCAAGAACTGTCTCTTAAACCCTTTCAAGTAGAAAACGCGCTACAATTGTTTTCTGAGGGAGCAACGATTCCGTTTGTGGCGCGATACCGGAAAGAACTCACCGGGTCTTTAGATGAAATTCAACTGCGGGATCTTTCAGAACGCTATACCTATTTAACGGAATTAGAAGATCGGAAAAAAAGTATTTTAGACGCGATCGCATCTCAAGATAAACTCACCGATGAATTGCGAGAAAAAATCGAAAATTGTTTACAGAAAACTGAACTCGAAGATTTATATTTACCTTATAAACCCAAACGGCGAACTCGCGCTACTGTTGCGAAAGAAAAAGGATTAGAACCTCTCGCTCAATTTATTGCTAATTTTAATCAACCCAATTCCCCGACGGTTGCGTTAGAAGGGGAAGCCGAAAAATATATTTCTGAAGAAAAAGGCGTGAAAACCGTTGAAGATGCCTTAAATGGAGCCTCTGATATTTTAGCAGAAATTGTGTCTGAGAAAGCAAATTTACGAGCTTATTTGAGAGACTATTTAATGAATGAGGGGGTGTTTTCATCCCAGGTGAAAGACGATTACCCCGAAGGAACAACGAAGTTTGAAATGTATCGTCAATATCGAGAAAATGTACAGGATATTAAACCTCATAATTTATTAGCGTTATTTCGGGGAGAAACGGAAGGAATCTTAAAAGTTGAGATTGAATTTGATGAGGATTTTGTACAGTCTTATTTAGAATCTCAGGAAATTAAAACGAAAAATCCGGTGATTCGGAAATTTTATCAACCGATGTTAAAAGATGCTTTTAATCGGTTAATGAAAACGTCCTTAATGAGTGAAGTCAGAAGCGATCGCAAAGCCTACGCCGATTTAGAATCCATTAAAACCTTTGAAGCCAATTTAAGAGAATTATTACTCGCCTCACCGGCGGGAATGAAACCCACTTTAGCCATTGACCCAGGGTTTAGAACCGGATGCAAAGTTTCAGTTTTATCAGAAACCGGAAAATTCTGTGAATATCATACGATTTTCCCTCATCAAGCAGAAGGTCAACGTCAAGAAGCCGCGAAAAAAGTTAAACAATTAATCGATAAATATAATATTGAATTAATCGCCATTGGAAATGGAACTGCTGGACGAGAAACCGATGAATTTATAACCGAAATTATCGCTAAATTAGACCGAAAACCGATTAAAGTTATGGTGAATGAATCCGGCGCATCCATTTATTCTGCGAGTGATGTGGCGCGACAAGAATTCCCTGATTTAGACTTAACGGTGCGAGGTGCAATTAGTATCGGACGACGGTTACAAGATCCGTTAGCGGAATTAGTAAAAATTGATCCGAAATCCATCGGAGTTGGACAATATCAACATGATGTCGATCAAAAATTATTAAAGAAAAAACTGGATGATACGGTTGAAAGTTGTGTGAATTATGTGGGAGTAGAATTAAATACTGCATCTAAAGAATTATTAACCTTCGTTTCAGGAATTACCCCAACAGTAGCGCAGAATATTGTCAATTATCGTAATGAAAATGGAGCCTTTAAAACCCGTAAGGAACTGTTAAAAGTTGCTAAATTAGGGCCTAAAGCGTTTCAACAGGCGGCAGGATTTTTAAGAATTCGAGGGGGGGTTAATCCTTTAGATAATACCGCCGTTCACCCCGAAAGTTATAAGGTGGTGGAAGTCATGGCGAAAGATTTAGGCATTTCCTTGAATAATATTAGCCAATTTAAGGATAAAATTAAATCCGTTAAACTGGATAAATATGTTACCGATACCATTGGAATTCCAACTTTAAAAGACATTATTAACGAACTCGAAAAACCCGGACGAGATCCCCGTGCGGAGTTCAAATATGCCACATTTAAGGAAGGAATTAAAGAAATAACGGATTTAAAAAATGGCATGGAATTAGAAGGAATTGTCACGAATGTAGTGGCTTTTGGTGCATTTGTTGATATTGGAGTTCATCAAGATGGGTTAGTTCATATTTCCCAAATTGCGGATCAATTTGTTGATGATCCGAATAAATTTGTTAAAGTTGGACAAGTGGTGAAAGTGCGGGTGATGGAAGTTAATGAAAAGTTAAAACGGATTAGTTTAACGATGAAACTGTAG
- a CDS encoding isoprenylcysteine carboxylmethyltransferase family protein → MSIENKKLSTGQIILAIIYILIIPLLLLLLSGDWLWLEGWIFGVWLIIISGVTAIYLYRKDPELLVERFKQPGSDNQKVWDQYFLYGFELLFLAWIIIMPLDSKRYQWTTNFPWELKILGGIGLLISFFFLYRAFTDNTFLSPLVRIQTERNHHVVSTGVYGFVRHPMYLGAIFLFLGTPLLLGSQYGVLIGVIISLLLVARIRGEEKMLVEELEGYQDYTNQVKYRLIPLIW, encoded by the coding sequence ATGTCAATAGAAAATAAGAAATTATCAACAGGTCAGATTATTCTGGCAATTATTTATATTCTTATCATCCCTCTATTACTTCTACTTCTTTCAGGAGATTGGTTATGGCTTGAAGGATGGATTTTTGGAGTTTGGCTAATTATCATTTCTGGAGTTACTGCCATTTATTTATATCGAAAAGACCCGGAATTACTCGTAGAAAGATTTAAGCAACCCGGATCAGATAATCAAAAAGTATGGGATCAATATTTTCTGTATGGATTTGAACTTTTATTTTTAGCTTGGATTATAATCATGCCTTTAGATAGCAAACGATATCAATGGACAACAAATTTCCCCTGGGAGCTAAAAATTTTGGGAGGGATAGGATTATTGATTTCATTTTTCTTTTTATACCGAGCTTTTACAGATAATACCTTTTTATCGCCTCTGGTCAGAATCCAAACTGAACGAAATCACCACGTCGTTTCCACTGGTGTTTATGGCTTTGTTAGACATCCTATGTATCTAGGCGCGATCTTTTTATTCCTGGGAACACCCCTATTATTGGGTTCTCAATATGGGGTTTTAATCGGTGTTATAATATCCTTACTTCTCGTTGCTAGAATTAGGGGAGAAGAAAAGATGTTAGTTGAAGAATTAGAAGGATATCAAGATTACACAAATCAGGTGAAATATAGATTAATTCCTTTAATTTGGTAA
- a CDS encoding DUF29 domain-containing protein has product MEKLSQYQSLYEKDYYLWLQKTSEILQTRQLNQLDIDNLKSEIENLKTHVKETLQSRLITLIKNLLKLKYWTSEKECNARGWLNNVIEQRLKIELSLEDSPSLRTLLDEIFFDCYEQARTDALKTHQLPRDLFPLETPFSLEDILNSDYLP; this is encoded by the coding sequence ATGGAAAAGCTATCTCAATATCAATCTCTCTATGAAAAAGATTATTATCTCTGGCTACAAAAAACCTCAGAAATTTTACAAACTCGTCAACTCAATCAACTCGATATTGATAATTTAAAATCAGAAATTGAAAATTTAAAAACCCATGTTAAAGAAACTTTACAGAGTAGATTAATAACATTAATTAAAAACTTGTTAAAATTAAAATATTGGACAAGCGAAAAAGAATGTAATGCCAGAGGATGGCTCAATAACGTTATAGAACAACGATTAAAAATTGAATTATCCTTAGAAGATAGCCCAAGTTTAAGGACATTGTTAGATGAAATATTCTTCGATTGTTATGAGCAAGCTAGAACCGATGCTTTAAAAACTCATCAGTTACCTCGTGATTTATTTCCTCTTGAAACTCCTTTTTCATTAGAAGATATTCTTAATTCTGATTATTTACCCTAA
- a CDS encoding DnaJ domain-containing protein, with the protein METIPLTPKVQEEITKLSQKSQNHPITSNDLEKFALLVIQDYDTRFKQKSETSSPSKAQKIIEKDDRLLNKPSEKLPKDKHLKITEIKEAIYKRFNVKDTDELKKSEQFKMATDGMDKLDFSQKQTWEMLYRKWIDILPDETNEDGYGCINRIDIFKYFRPWQVFNLDSKTATQDDIKTAFRQLSKIYHPDNQETGDRKIFERLTQMYNSLIAAIPKKS; encoded by the coding sequence ATGGAAACTATACCTCTAACTCCCAAAGTACAAGAAGAAATTACCAAACTTTCCCAAAAGTCTCAGAATCATCCTATCACTTCTAATGACCTTGAAAAATTTGCTTTGCTAGTAATTCAAGATTATGACACGCGCTTTAAACAAAAATCAGAAACCTCTTCCCCTTCAAAAGCTCAGAAAATTATTGAAAAGGATGATAGGCTATTAAATAAACCTTCAGAAAAACTTCCAAAAGATAAACACCTTAAAATTACAGAAATTAAAGAAGCGATATATAAAAGATTTAATGTTAAAGACACTGATGAATTAAAAAAATCAGAACAATTTAAAATGGCAACTGATGGGATGGATAAATTAGATTTTAGCCAAAAACAAACCTGGGAAATGTTATATCGTAAATGGATTGATATTTTACCCGATGAAACCAATGAAGACGGCTATGGTTGTATTAATCGTATTGACATTTTTAAATACTTTCGACCTTGGCAGGTTTTTAATTTAGACTCTAAGACAGCAACCCAAGATGATATTAAAACAGCTTTTCGTCAATTATCTAAAATTTATCATCCTGATAATCAAGAAACAGGCGATCGCAAAATCTTTGAACGCCTTACGCAAATGTATAATAGTCTAATTGCGGCAATACCTAAAAAGTCTTAA
- a CDS encoding esterase-like activity of phytase family protein, whose protein sequence is MKILLSCLLLILTLIFFLIFSTSSVAISTIIDLIGQATLPTGLLYNNTEVGGLSGITYNPEQQVYYAISDDPSDKNKARFYTLKIDLSSGFLSETGVSVVGATTLLTETGKPFPKNSLDPEGITFFKNSVFIASEGNLYQNISPFIQEFSLGGKILRTLPIPEKFFDGNGNKNRGVRSNLAFESLTVTPDKTHLFTANENALIQDGEIATLEQGTFSRILRYNLQTNQPDAEFLYITDPLENSSFIAEQFNRQGLVDLLAIDESHLISLERSFSLGLGYTIKLFLVSLEKADNIQELPSLKEINTEIIPAEKTLLLNLSRLNIAVDNIEGLTWGSSLPETGRSLILISDNNFTTLQTTQIIALRLNHLTVVSPSGL, encoded by the coding sequence ATGAAAATTTTATTATCTTGTCTGCTGTTAATTTTAACCTTGATTTTCTTTTTAATATTCAGCACTTCTAGTGTAGCGATTTCAACAATTATTGATTTAATTGGACAAGCTACTCTACCGACAGGACTACTCTATAATAATACAGAAGTCGGTGGTTTATCAGGTATTACTTATAACCCCGAACAACAAGTTTATTATGCCATATCCGATGACCCCAGTGATAAAAATAAAGCCCGATTTTATACTCTCAAGATTGATTTAAGTTCCGGTTTTCTTTCAGAAACAGGGGTGAGTGTAGTCGGAGCTACCACACTATTAACAGAAACGGGAAAACCCTTTCCTAAAAATAGTCTTGATCCAGAAGGAATTACGTTTTTTAAAAATAGTGTTTTTATTGCTTCAGAAGGGAACCTCTATCAAAATATTTCCCCTTTTATTCAAGAATTTTCCCTGGGCGGTAAAATATTGAGAACTTTACCCATTCCTGAAAAATTTTTTGATGGAAATGGCAATAAAAACCGAGGCGTTCGTTCTAATTTAGCCTTTGAAAGTTTAACGGTGACACCTGATAAAACCCATCTATTTACCGCCAATGAAAACGCCTTAATTCAAGATGGAGAAATAGCGACTTTAGAGCAGGGAACATTTTCCCGAATTTTGCGATATAACCTGCAAACAAATCAACCCGATGCCGAGTTTTTGTATATTACTGATCCTTTGGAAAATTCTTCATTTATTGCAGAACAGTTTAATAGACAGGGTTTAGTCGATTTATTAGCGATTGATGAATCTCATTTAATTAGTTTAGAACGATCTTTTTCTTTAGGTTTAGGATATACCATAAAATTGTTCTTAGTTTCTTTAGAAAAAGCGGATAATATTCAGGAGTTGCCGAGTTTGAAGGAAATTAATACAGAAATTATACCCGCAGAAAAAACTTTATTGTTGAATTTAAGCCGTTTAAATATTGCAGTTGATAATATTGAAGGATTAACTTGGGGATCTTCCTTACCCGAAACAGGGCGATCGCTAATTTTAATCAGCGATAATAATTTTACAACTCTACAAACAACCCAAATCATAGCATTAAGACTGAATCATCTAACAGTAGTAAGCCCTTCAGGGCTTTGA
- a CDS encoding GNAT family N-acetyltransferase has product MNSLIIKPYEGQKDWSAIFNLFQACQTVDHLTEDESLADLKLGLSSPTVNPEKDIRLWTDVKGQLLGLVGIEPQASKTGIDGYFGLYIHPSVRSSNLGKQMMRWCETRIREIGQQKRCPVQLRTYSLEQQTEQNQLLKQRGFNVDRQFITMAKSLEFPLSIPELPSGFKLSYIHGKQDLSAWVDLFNESFIDHWDHHELTLKQAEYWRSQPNYQPELDLVAIAPNGTFAAFCKCQLNSDQIGWIEWLGTGRGFRKLGLGKTLLLAGLSQLQKAGVTTAKLSVDADSLTGATKLYQSVDFKPVTPWFSWVKPLPRQNLSQLFPQQATA; this is encoded by the coding sequence ATGAATTCTTTAATCATTAAACCCTACGAAGGTCAAAAAGATTGGTCTGCAATTTTTAATTTATTTCAAGCCTGTCAAACCGTAGATCATCTCACAGAAGATGAAAGTTTAGCAGACTTAAAATTAGGGCTCTCTTCTCCAACGGTTAACCCCGAAAAAGATATCCGTCTTTGGACAGATGTAAAAGGTCAACTTTTGGGATTAGTTGGAATTGAACCCCAAGCCTCTAAAACTGGAATTGATGGATATTTTGGATTGTATATTCATCCTAGTGTCCGATCCAGCAATTTAGGCAAACAAATGATGCGGTGGTGTGAAACCCGTATTCGAGAAATCGGACAACAAAAACGGTGTCCCGTGCAATTAAGAACCTACAGTTTAGAACAACAAACCGAACAAAACCAGTTACTCAAACAACGAGGTTTTAACGTAGATCGGCAGTTTATTACGATGGCGAAATCCTTAGAATTTCCCCTCTCTATTCCCGAACTTCCATCAGGTTTTAAATTATCTTATATTCATGGCAAACAAGACCTTTCAGCCTGGGTTGATTTGTTTAATGAATCCTTTATTGACCATTGGGATCATCACGAATTAACCCTTAAACAAGCTGAATATTGGCGAAGTCAACCCAACTATCAACCCGAATTAGATTTAGTTGCGATCGCACCCAATGGCACATTTGCAGCTTTTTGTAAATGTCAGTTAAATTCCGATCAAATCGGTTGGATTGAATGGTTAGGAACGGGACGAGGATTTCGGAAATTAGGATTAGGAAAAACCCTCCTTTTGGCAGGTTTATCTCAACTGCAAAAAGCAGGCGTAACCACTGCTAAACTAAGCGTTGATGCTGATAGTTTAACAGGAGCAACAAAGCTCTATCAATCGGTTGATTTTAAACCCGTAACCCCCTGGTTTTCCTGGGTCAAACCCCTACCCCGTCAAAACCTGAGCCAACTTTTCCCCCAACAAGCCACTGCTTAG
- a CDS encoding YidH family protein, with amino-acid sequence MNQEQKIDRQREHQANERTFLAWLRTSISLIALGFAIARFSLFLRQLQTSFTEKIPPSHPIFNSDNMGIILVITGMMITVIAAWNYNQVFWQIEQANYKPNRLLIWMMTVIVIILGLMSLPLFLRRDLPQKTVPNSLNLPSKKTLPFITQVLINLRY; translated from the coding sequence ATGAATCAAGAACAAAAAATTGATCGTCAGCGAGAACATCAAGCCAATGAACGGACATTTTTGGCTTGGTTAAGAACCTCTATTTCCTTAATTGCTTTGGGTTTTGCGATCGCACGATTTAGTTTGTTTTTACGTCAATTGCAAACCTCATTTACCGAAAAAATTCCCCCTAGTCATCCTATTTTTAATTCAGATAATATGGGGATTATTTTAGTAATTACCGGAATGATGATTACTGTAATTGCAGCTTGGAATTATAATCAAGTTTTTTGGCAAATTGAACAAGCGAATTATAAACCCAACCGTTTATTAATTTGGATGATGACAGTGATTGTAATTATTTTAGGATTAATGAGTTTACCCTTATTTCTCCGTAGAGATTTACCTCAAAAAACTGTTCCCAACTCTTTAAATTTGCCAAGCAAAAAGACTTTACCCTTTATTACTCAAGTTCTAATCAATCTTCGATATTAG
- a CDS encoding FtsX-like permease family protein — MASLARKNLFEDIPRFLVAQAGIMFAVSLVTIQNGILTGFIRSSSVLIDHSKADIWIASKDMIHLELTMPISLERVTQAQTVSGVEQAEAFIFRNARWRDPLENKIHAVTVVGSDPEGELFSPWNIIQGDINALKQPYTIMIDESKLDALKIQNLGDTAKLGGLEAKLGGITQGTQSIVSNSFVFTSLKNANAYVNSPVKTQTRCQVQENEDLQCTQSYEDQSSNQKSTDLPPPRALNLADPITYVLIKAKPGQDLTQLKQKLEDALPDDVQVFTREEMSTVMRTFWQKRTGVGFVLSLGAAVGILVGMVVVGQILYSSVTDHLKEFGTLKAMGASDWVIYGIILEQALWMAVLGYIPGMALCLGVASWAGATQGILILITPLSALGVFGLTVAMCTGSAFFAIQKVTKVDPAIVFKA; from the coding sequence ATGGCTTCTCTTGCTCGAAAAAACCTATTTGAGGATATTCCCCGTTTTTTGGTGGCTCAAGCTGGGATTATGTTTGCTGTCAGTTTAGTTACCATTCAAAATGGGATTTTAACCGGGTTTATTCGGTCTTCTTCGGTCTTAATTGATCACTCAAAAGCAGATATTTGGATCGCTTCTAAAGATATGATTCATTTAGAGTTAACGATGCCCATTTCTTTAGAACGAGTCACCCAAGCTCAGACGGTTTCTGGTGTTGAACAAGCTGAAGCTTTTATTTTTAGAAATGCGCGTTGGCGTGATCCCCTAGAAAATAAAATTCATGCGGTAACAGTCGTAGGTTCCGATCCAGAAGGGGAATTATTTTCCCCTTGGAATATTATTCAAGGAGATATCAATGCTTTAAAACAACCCTATACCATTATGATTGATGAGAGTAAATTAGACGCTCTCAAAATTCAAAATCTTGGTGATACGGCTAAACTCGGAGGATTAGAAGCCAAATTAGGGGGAATTACTCAAGGAACTCAATCTATTGTGAGCAATAGTTTTGTGTTCACTTCTTTAAAAAATGCTAATGCTTATGTTAATAGTCCTGTAAAAACTCAAACCCGGTGTCAAGTCCAAGAAAATGAGGATTTACAATGTACTCAAAGTTATGAAGATCAATCCTCTAATCAAAAATCCACCGATCTTCCGCCGCCAAGAGCGTTAAATTTAGCTGATCCGATCACTTATGTTTTAATTAAGGCAAAACCCGGTCAAGATTTAACTCAACTGAAGCAAAAACTAGAGGATGCTTTACCCGATGATGTTCAGGTTTTTACCCGTGAAGAAATGTCTACGGTGATGCGAACTTTTTGGCAAAAACGCACAGGCGTTGGGTTTGTTCTCAGTTTAGGAGCGGCGGTGGGAATATTAGTGGGAATGGTGGTGGTCGGACAAATTCTGTATTCCTCCGTCACTGACCACTTAAAGGAATTTGGAACCCTGAAGGCGATGGGTGCATCGGACTGGGTGATCTACGGAATTATCTTAGAACAGGCCCTCTGGATGGCTGTTTTAGGTTATATTCCAGGTATGGCACTGTGTTTAGGTGTAGCGTCCTGGGCTGGCGCGACCCAAGGCATTTTGATTTTAATTACCCCTTTATCGGCTTTAGGGGTATTCGGGTTAACCGTTGCGATGTGTACGGGATCGGCATTTTTCGCCATTCAGAAAGTCACTAAGGTAGATCCAGCAATTGTGTTTAAAGCTTGA
- the acpP gene encoding acyl carrier protein: protein MFEKVKEIVKEQLDVEEDKITPEANFIDDLGADSLDKEKLVMALEEKFEVEIPDEDAENLNTVQDVVNYIKKNAANE, encoded by the coding sequence TTGTTTGAAAAAGTGAAGGAAATTGTTAAAGAGCAATTAGACGTTGAGGAAGATAAAATTACTCCAGAGGCTAACTTTATCGATGATCTAGGCGCTGATTCTCTGGATAAAGAGAAACTCGTCATGGCGTTGGAAGAGAAATTTGAAGTCGAAATTCCTGATGAAGACGCTGAAAATCTTAATACCGTTCAAGACGTTGTAAACTACATCAAGAAGAACGCAGCTAATGAATAA